A window of the Vicugna pacos chromosome 32, VicPac4, whole genome shotgun sequence genome harbors these coding sequences:
- the ZNF664 gene encoding zinc finger protein 664: protein MIYKCPMCREFFSERADLFMHQKVHTAEKPHKCDKCDKGFFHISELHIHWRDHTGEKVYKCDDCGKDFSTTTKLNRHKKIHTVEKPYKCYECGKAFNWSSHLQIHMRVHTGEKPYVCSECGRGFSNSSNLCMHQRVHTGEKPFKCEECGKAFRHTSSLCMHQRVHTGEKPYKCYECGKAFSQSSSLCIHQRVHTGEKPYRCCGCGKAFSQSSSLCIHQRVHTGEKPFKCDECGKAFSQSTSLCIHQRVHTKERNHLKISVI from the coding sequence ATGATCTACAAGTGCCCCATGTGTAGGGAATTCTTCTCTGAGAGAGCAGATCTTTTTATGCATCAGAAAGTCCACACTGCTGAGAAGCCCCACAAATGCGACAAGTGTGATAAGGGCTTCTTTCACATATCAGAGCTCCACATTCACTGGAGGGACCACACAGGAGAGAAGGTCTATAAGTGTGACGACTGCGGTAAGGATTTTAGTACTACAACGAAACTTAACAGACATAAGAAAATCCACACGGTGGAGAAGCCCTATAAATGTTACGAGTGTGGCAAAGCCTTCAATTGGAGCTCACATCTTCAAATTCACATGAGAGTTCATACAGGTGAGAAACCCTATGTCTGTAGTGAGTGCGGAAGAGGCTTTAGCAATAGTTCAAACCTTTGCATGCATCAGAGAGTCCACACCGGAGAGAAGCCCTTTAAATGTGAAgagtgtgggaaggccttcagGCACACTTCCAGCCTCTGCATGCATCAAAGGGTGCACACAGGAGAGAAGCCCTACAAGTGTTACgagtgtgggaaggccttcagcCAGAGCTCGAGCCTCTGCATCCACCAGAGGGTGCACACCGGCGAGAAGCCCTACAGGTGCTGTGGgtgtgggaaggccttcagcCAGAGCTCCAGCCTCTGCATCCACCAGAGGGTGCATACCGGCGAGAAGCCTTTTAAATGTGAtgagtgtgggaaggccttcagTCAGAGCACCAGCCTCTGCATCCACCAGAGAGTGCACACAAAGGAGAGAAACCATCTCAAAATATCAGTTATATAA